In one Catenovulum adriaticum genomic region, the following are encoded:
- the argJ gene encoding bifunctional glutamate N-acetyltransferase/amino-acid acetyltransferase ArgJ, translated as MPVNLPVIDPKALFPVTGVRLGWTQAQIKQPNRKDLLLVEIAEGSSVSGVFTQNRFCAAPVTVCQSHLASHTSIRALVVNTGCANAGTGEQGMQDTLTTCQHVAEIMSISPQAVLPFSTGVILEHLPMAKLLAGLAGAYQNLADDHWADAAESIMTTDVAPKAFSRQLKVDGKSVHVTGISKGAGMIHPNMATMLGYVATDAAIAQPLLDELTKEIADLSFNCISVDGDTSTNDSFIVIATGQSGTDLITDRNDPKLVSIYQTLLEAAQVLAQAIVRDGEGATKFMTVTIKGAKTVEEAKTIGFSIGKSPLVKTAFFASDPNLGRILAAIGYASRECESLNDLDTNKIDLYLGDVLVAEQGGRAKSYQESMGQAVMDQAEIEVSVDLYRGDAQATIWTCDFSYEYVRINADYRT; from the coding sequence ATGCCTGTTAATTTACCCGTCATTGATCCTAAAGCTTTATTTCCAGTTACCGGTGTTCGTTTAGGTTGGACCCAAGCCCAAATTAAACAACCTAATAGAAAAGATTTATTATTAGTTGAAATAGCTGAAGGCAGCAGTGTCTCTGGTGTTTTTACTCAAAATCGTTTTTGTGCTGCTCCTGTTACTGTGTGTCAATCTCACTTAGCCAGTCATACTTCAATTCGCGCTTTAGTGGTTAATACTGGCTGTGCTAATGCAGGGACGGGTGAGCAAGGGATGCAAGATACGCTAACTACGTGTCAGCACGTGGCTGAAATTATGTCTATATCGCCGCAAGCAGTTTTGCCTTTTTCAACAGGGGTTATTCTAGAGCATTTACCCATGGCTAAATTATTAGCTGGCCTTGCGGGCGCTTACCAAAATTTAGCGGACGACCATTGGGCTGACGCCGCAGAATCTATCATGACAACCGATGTTGCACCAAAAGCATTTTCACGCCAGTTAAAAGTCGATGGTAAATCTGTACATGTAACGGGTATTTCAAAAGGTGCGGGCATGATTCATCCTAATATGGCGACTATGTTAGGCTATGTGGCAACAGATGCTGCAATTGCGCAACCGTTATTGGATGAACTTACAAAAGAAATTGCCGATTTATCGTTTAACTGTATTTCAGTGGATGGAGATACATCGACGAATGATTCTTTTATTGTTATTGCTACAGGGCAAAGCGGAACTGATTTAATTACAGATAGAAATGATCCTAAGTTGGTGAGTATTTATCAAACTCTATTAGAAGCAGCACAAGTTTTAGCGCAGGCAATTGTCAGAGATGGAGAAGGTGCAACCAAATTTATGACAGTGACCATCAAAGGTGCAAAAACAGTTGAAGAAGCCAAAACAATTGGTTTTTCTATTGGTAAAAGTCCTTTAGTGAAAACCGCTTTTTTTGCTTCAGATCCTAACTTGGGACGTATCCTAGCCGCGATTGGCTATGCATCACGAGAATGTGAAAGTTTAAATGATTTAGATACCAATAAAATTGATTTATATTTAGGTGATGTGCTTGTTGCTGAACAAGGCGGCAGGGCTAAATCTTATCAAGAATCAATGGGTCAAGCCGTAATGGATCAGGCTGAAATAGAGGTTTCGGTGGATTTATATCGAGGTGATGCACAGGCAACGATTTGGACTTGCGATTTTAGTTACGAATATGTTCGTATAAATGCAGATTACCGAACGTAA
- a CDS encoding HDOD domain-containing protein — translation MKIDNYIAQADEICALPDTCIKIQALMEDETASIDDFATALSCDPLLTSHVLKLANSALYNFSFTIDTLAKAINALGIQAIYSLVLISGSVETLNKLNTQAIDTDRYWRVSINTALILKRLHANKNKKDAERLFMLGLLHNVGELIVCQITPDKAHQCEQYSANLLPKNKQLIELGFTYAELSSTIFENWRFPSDMVETIKLQHTPDDHLEAQWLHLASNMALISVHPELYTIDNLLDDYLLEKFDLCEEKLNDAIDWAHIGSFNLFSFMNPMDSTVY, via the coding sequence ATGAAAATTGATAACTATATTGCCCAAGCTGATGAAATCTGCGCTTTACCAGACACTTGTATAAAAATACAAGCCTTGATGGAGGACGAAACCGCATCAATAGACGATTTTGCGACCGCTTTATCTTGCGATCCTTTATTAACCTCCCATGTATTAAAGTTGGCTAATAGCGCTTTATATAATTTTTCATTTACCATAGATACTCTAGCTAAAGCCATTAATGCCCTCGGTATTCAAGCCATTTATAGCTTAGTTTTAATATCAGGTTCAGTAGAAACGTTAAACAAATTAAATACTCAAGCCATAGATACCGATCGGTATTGGCGCGTTAGCATTAATACCGCGCTTATTTTAAAGCGCTTGCATGCTAATAAAAATAAAAAAGACGCGGAACGCTTATTTATGCTGGGTTTATTACATAATGTTGGCGAGTTAATCGTGTGTCAAATCACGCCAGATAAAGCACACCAGTGTGAACAATATTCAGCCAACTTGTTACCAAAAAACAAGCAGCTTATTGAATTAGGATTTACCTATGCCGAGCTCAGCAGTACAATTTTTGAAAACTGGCGCTTTCCAAGTGATATGGTTGAGACCATTAAATTACAACATACACCCGATGATCATCTAGAAGCACAGTGGCTTCATTTAGCCAGCAATATGGCGTTAATTAGCGTGCATCCTGAATTATATACAATTGACAACCTATTAGATGATTATTTACTTGAAAAATTCGATTTATGTGAAGAGAAGCTTAACGATGCAATTGATTGGGCTCACATAGGCTCTTTTAACTTATTTTCGTTTATGAACCCAATGGACAGTACTGTTTATTAA
- a CDS encoding TMEM165/GDT1 family protein, whose amino-acid sequence MEALLSSTFTVALAEIGDKTQLLTLFLVARFAQRNQILLGILIATIVNHGLSAYLGTWLMDVIPSGYANILVGVSFILVGLWILIPDKDDDENAGVMRHGAFVATLVLFFLAEIGDKTQIATVILAAKYDAFMWVTIGTTLGMLIANVPVAYTGEWLMKKIPFHWVRWSACSVFCLLGVLTLTLSR is encoded by the coding sequence ATGGAAGCTTTACTCTCTTCTACTTTTACGGTCGCATTAGCTGAAATCGGTGACAAAACCCAACTTTTAACTTTATTTTTAGTTGCTCGTTTTGCCCAGCGAAATCAAATATTGTTAGGAATTTTAATTGCTACCATAGTTAATCATGGTTTATCAGCTTATTTAGGCACTTGGTTAATGGATGTTATACCAAGCGGGTACGCCAATATATTGGTCGGGGTAAGCTTTATTTTAGTCGGATTGTGGATATTGATACCCGATAAAGATGATGACGAAAACGCCGGTGTTATGCGACACGGGGCTTTTGTCGCGACACTTGTATTATTCTTTTTAGCAGAAATTGGTGATAAAACACAAATCGCGACTGTTATATTAGCCGCAAAGTATGACGCTTTTATGTGGGTAACCATTGGCACTACATTAGGCATGTTAATCGCTAATGTGCCAGTTGCTTATACAGGTGAGTGGTTAATGAAAAAAATACCGTTTCATTGGGTAAGGTGGAGCGCTTGTAGCGTATTTTGTTTGTTAGGCGTGTTAACCCTAACCTTATCTCGTTAG
- a CDS encoding acetate--CoA ligase: MFFCSSFLLNAESLTGKMSVFKGSDLCNLAENTLTYLNRGAVFDSKAIHGGQLNQYQFDLAQVKSTLKFICQTYREDVRAGRQSRLHDPAFIANNFQQVHWQPDLKLAHNIAKQTKNQAKKNLLNRIPTDKILLTKYYTKLVHAQFDKTNEFNHALYQLPFDEQGLSQSQAMAQKDTLTRFKFTRQQVMQGALDVPALAKPILWLTESGLHDAMLQGTAVVKEDEKTHYFNVHRNNGINYDYAINKDQQARYWYFKKVPGILGYGIEPEDKIQVIPQVTVAGNVAQLGLGKLIMLSYKNASGELINRLVILADQGGAFDNNNFQLDLLTGSYYGWSDYHKANKHLPDFVKATILLKK; encoded by the coding sequence ATGTTTTTTTGTAGTTCGTTTTTGCTTAACGCAGAATCTTTGACTGGAAAAATGTCGGTATTTAAAGGCTCAGACCTATGCAACTTAGCTGAAAATACATTAACTTATCTAAATCGAGGTGCTGTATTTGATAGTAAAGCGATACATGGCGGGCAGCTAAATCAATATCAGTTTGATTTAGCACAAGTTAAATCAACACTAAAATTTATTTGTCAGACCTACCGCGAAGATGTGAGAGCCGGCCGACAAAGCCGGCTGCACGATCCGGCTTTTATTGCTAACAACTTTCAGCAAGTTCATTGGCAACCGGATCTTAAATTAGCCCATAACATTGCGAAACAAACAAAAAATCAAGCTAAAAAAAATCTATTAAATCGTATTCCGACGGATAAAATTTTACTTACCAAATACTATACCAAGCTAGTACACGCTCAATTTGATAAAACAAATGAATTTAATCATGCACTTTATCAACTACCTTTTGATGAACAAGGTTTATCGCAATCACAAGCAATGGCACAAAAAGACACGCTCACTCGATTTAAATTTACTCGCCAGCAAGTCATGCAGGGGGCGCTAGATGTCCCAGCGTTGGCAAAACCTATTTTGTGGTTAACAGAATCAGGATTACACGATGCCATGTTGCAAGGCACAGCAGTGGTGAAAGAAGATGAAAAAACCCATTATTTTAACGTACACCGAAATAATGGAATTAATTATGATTATGCAATTAATAAAGATCAGCAAGCAAGGTATTGGTACTTTAAAAAAGTGCCTGGTATTTTAGGTTACGGAATTGAGCCAGAAGATAAAATACAAGTCATTCCCCAAGTCACAGTAGCGGGTAATGTGGCGCAACTTGGTTTAGGTAAATTAATTATGCTTAGCTATAAAAATGCCAGTGGCGAATTAATTAATCGACTCGTGATTTTAGCCGATCAGGGTGGTGCTTTTGATAATAATAATTTCCAGTTAGATTTGCTAACTGGTAGCTATTATGGGTGGTCAGATTATCATAAAGCGAACAAGCACTTACCTGATTTTGTTAAAGCGACTATTTTGTTAAAGAAATAA
- a CDS encoding DUF1800 domain-containing protein: MSYSAEIALNRFGYGARPYQISQIQSDPKTWLTQQLKPLQFADANWTSAQAIAQVVEFNQLKKREKKQTKKMKQTGQPMMQMQAQSNLMRKNIMRQADQLAQATFEHAIETQAAFQARLLDFFSNHFSVSHAGLRMRSLAPTLEREAIAPNLSGQFEDLLLAVETHPAMLIYLNNEQSIGPDSKQAKKRKNKGLNENLAREILELHTLGVNGGYTQADVRELAMAISGWSVSYPKAGKSAGFMYREYAHQPGIRKILNKNYNAGGLQQGKQILADLAKHPHTAEHISYKLAKHFISDEPDTNLILLMKEIWLATDGNLTAVLTTLIEHPSSWKTTLEKYKTPRDFVISACRACEPSKNKTKKLFTSLMTMGQAPFSAGSPAGFGDHKDDWNGAEAFMARIEWADQFSQRIKKEPASIAKACLGNLLSARTEQFIKRAESRQQALALLLMSPEFQQR; encoded by the coding sequence GTGTCTTATTCAGCAGAAATTGCGTTAAATCGATTTGGTTATGGTGCTCGGCCTTATCAAATCTCTCAGATTCAATCTGATCCCAAAACTTGGCTGACCCAACAATTAAAGCCGCTTCAATTTGCCGATGCTAATTGGACATCTGCCCAAGCCATCGCTCAAGTAGTGGAGTTTAATCAATTAAAAAAACGTGAAAAAAAACAAACTAAAAAAATGAAACAAACTGGGCAGCCTATGATGCAAATGCAAGCCCAGTCGAATTTAATGCGCAAAAATATTATGCGCCAAGCTGATCAGTTAGCGCAAGCCACATTTGAACACGCCATTGAAACGCAAGCCGCTTTTCAAGCCAGATTACTCGACTTTTTTTCTAATCATTTTAGCGTTAGTCACGCAGGATTAAGAATGCGCAGCTTAGCGCCTACGCTTGAGCGAGAAGCCATAGCGCCAAACCTGAGTGGTCAGTTTGAAGATTTATTGCTTGCAGTTGAAACTCACCCAGCCATGTTAATTTATTTAAATAACGAGCAATCTATTGGGCCTGATTCAAAACAAGCGAAAAAGCGTAAAAACAAAGGGTTAAATGAAAATCTAGCCCGAGAAATTTTAGAGCTTCACACATTAGGTGTTAACGGAGGTTATACCCAAGCAGATGTGCGTGAATTAGCTATGGCAATCTCGGGTTGGAGCGTGAGTTATCCTAAAGCTGGAAAATCTGCTGGCTTTATGTATCGAGAGTATGCGCATCAGCCTGGCATCCGTAAAATATTAAATAAAAATTACAACGCGGGCGGTTTACAGCAAGGCAAACAGATATTGGCAGATTTGGCGAAACATCCTCATACCGCAGAGCACATTAGTTATAAATTGGCTAAGCATTTTATTAGCGATGAGCCTGATACCAACTTAATTTTATTAATGAAAGAGATCTGGTTGGCGACAGACGGTAATTTAACCGCCGTGTTAACCACACTGATTGAGCACCCTTCCAGCTGGAAAACCACTCTTGAGAAGTACAAAACACCAAGAGATTTTGTTATTTCAGCTTGTCGTGCATGTGAACCATCAAAAAATAAAACAAAGAAACTGTTTACCTCATTAATGACAATGGGCCAAGCGCCATTTTCAGCGGGTTCTCCCGCCGGCTTTGGGGATCATAAAGACGACTGGAATGGCGCTGAAGCTTTTATGGCTAGAATTGAATGGGCAGATCAGTTTAGCCAGAGGATAAAAAAAGAGCCTGCGTCGATAGCAAAAGCCTGTTTAGGTAATTTGCTTTCTGCGCGTACTGAACAATTTATTAAACGTGCAGAGAGTAGGCAACAAGCACTTGCTTTATTGTTAATGAGTCCAGAGTTTCAACAGCGCTAA
- a CDS encoding DUF1501 domain-containing protein, whose translation MQRRDFLKATCAGWVLLNTGQVQGSDREKSLTNQNKKIVWIVLRGAMDSLHAVIPSFDSHLKMHRQSLLAPIEANLLPLENGYSLHPAFKNLHQWYQQKQLLPVVAVASSYRSRSHFDGQDILETGLSHVEHDNGWLARATRAINGEGIAIARSIPISMRGYEQSLTWYPSNLPDAEDELYRQLTDLYKMHPEFLNKLETGMQTREALNMQKSKNRNAKFNQLAKSCGQLLASSKNANCAMLDMGGWDTHNNQANRLNNQFKQLDQGLNVLKQTLGEQWRDTVVVVATEFGRTVKVNGTAGTDHGTGSAMFIAGGAIKGGKVLGDWPGLAPNQLYQGRDLSPTSDICSWLGALLHQHWRLNPAQIAQVFPSVRPQTVQLVV comes from the coding sequence ATGCAAAGGCGTGATTTTTTAAAAGCAACATGCGCAGGCTGGGTGTTACTTAATACTGGGCAAGTGCAGGGCAGCGACAGGGAAAAATCGTTAACTAATCAAAATAAAAAAATTGTATGGATTGTGCTTCGTGGTGCAATGGACTCATTGCACGCTGTAATACCATCGTTTGATTCGCATTTAAAAATGCACCGTCAATCATTATTGGCACCAATTGAAGCTAATTTATTGCCGTTGGAAAATGGGTACAGTTTGCATCCCGCTTTTAAAAATTTACACCAGTGGTATCAACAAAAACAGCTATTACCCGTTGTTGCCGTTGCCTCTTCTTACCGTTCGCGCTCTCACTTTGATGGACAAGACATTTTAGAAACAGGTTTATCTCATGTAGAGCATGACAATGGTTGGTTAGCTAGAGCAACTCGTGCAATTAATGGTGAGGGTATAGCCATTGCTCGTTCAATTCCTATCTCGATGCGAGGTTACGAGCAATCACTTACTTGGTACCCCTCAAATTTACCAGACGCAGAAGACGAGTTATATCGACAATTAACCGATCTTTATAAAATGCATCCTGAATTTTTAAATAAATTAGAAACAGGTATGCAAACCCGTGAAGCGTTAAATATGCAAAAAAGCAAAAACCGAAATGCAAAATTTAATCAATTGGCTAAAAGCTGTGGCCAATTATTAGCCAGTTCAAAAAATGCCAATTGCGCCATGTTAGATATGGGAGGGTGGGATACTCATAATAACCAAGCAAATAGGTTAAATAATCAATTTAAACAATTGGACCAAGGATTAAATGTATTAAAACAAACACTCGGTGAGCAGTGGCGTGATACCGTTGTAGTGGTAGCTACTGAATTTGGACGAACCGTTAAAGTGAATGGTACTGCAGGTACAGATCACGGCACAGGGAGTGCGATGTTTATTGCAGGTGGCGCGATAAAAGGTGGAAAAGTGTTAGGCGACTGGCCAGGGCTAGCGCCTAATCAGCTGTATCAGGGGCGAGATTTATCACCAACCTCAGATATCTGCAGTTGGCTTGGCGCTCTTTTACACCAACATTGGCGCCTGAATCCAGCACAAATTGCACAAGTTTTTCCATCTGTACGTCCACAAACCGTGCAGCTGGTGGTATAG
- a CDS encoding response regulator transcription factor codes for MRVLLVEDAEPIRKSVARALRANGYAVDEASDGADGLFHATEYDYDVIILDIMLPKLDGREVLKKMRATENHTPVLMLTALDSIDDRVNGLRLGADDYLVKSFAIEELLARVEALTRRHYQQSQPLIKVCDIELNRANKTVFRAGIELNLTPQSFRLLELLMLRVDQVVTRNEIEEKIYDELNSPLSNVVESAMYALRKAITPKPDMPQLIKTRRGLGYVMQSNTL; via the coding sequence ATGCGTGTATTATTAGTTGAAGATGCTGAACCAATTCGTAAATCAGTTGCTAGAGCTTTAAGAGCTAATGGATATGCAGTTGATGAAGCCAGTGATGGTGCCGATGGTTTATTTCACGCAACTGAATACGATTATGATGTGATCATTTTAGATATTATGTTGCCTAAATTAGATGGTCGGGAAGTGCTAAAAAAAATGAGAGCGACTGAAAACCATACGCCCGTTTTAATGCTAACGGCATTAGATTCAATTGACGATCGTGTCAATGGGTTACGTTTAGGGGCCGATGATTATTTAGTTAAATCGTTTGCAATTGAAGAGTTATTAGCACGGGTCGAAGCATTAACCCGACGCCATTATCAGCAATCTCAACCGCTTATTAAAGTGTGTGATATCGAATTAAACCGTGCAAATAAAACCGTTTTTAGAGCTGGTATTGAACTTAATCTAACGCCTCAATCTTTTAGGTTACTTGAGTTGTTAATGTTGCGAGTTGATCAAGTCGTTACCCGTAATGAAATCGAAGAAAAAATATATGATGAGCTTAATTCACCACTGAGCAATGTAGTTGAATCCGCTATGTATGCACTGCGCAAAGCCATAACGCCTAAACCTGACATGCCGCAACTGATTAAAACACGCAGAGGTTTAGGTTATGTTATGCAGTCAAACACGCTTTGA
- a CDS encoding sensor histidine kinase has product MKSFNSIRNILLLWLLPGFALVYIVVGIGLYQTEKNTLHNRLRNHLSAMAIRVKPTPEGFKLLKPIKRGLRPLADFDYRDFQNLYIQVWDKDGNTINKTDNLAEDSFKFPGWQKRKSRPYYAQVLGKTMLVKVQANPRRNNITAYAMSTEIMDENLSKLMKKLVIGGLLSMAIFFVLLAFALRFALRSLKNLTQQTQQLNADSLTSRFDVEPLPKELKPLAKCLNDLIARLEQSFTRERQFSDDLAHELRTPLAGIRTTAEVAAKWPDKTPENDFNDIATSAAQMQLTVDRLLMLARLENKIESSNTQSCQVDSIVETILGLWNEQFNAKSLQMKQQIDTSCHIQTDAVILQMLLSNIIGNAIEYAPEKSELDLVLNKNYFLLVNDAPDLTADDVKHLFERLWRADKSRTVETHAGLGLSIAKRCADLLGFSITAQLDDHQRIAMRVQFNQQSNLKNE; this is encoded by the coding sequence TTGAAAAGCTTTAACAGTATTAGAAATATATTATTGCTGTGGCTATTACCAGGTTTTGCTCTGGTTTATATAGTGGTCGGTATTGGTCTTTACCAAACAGAAAAAAACACGCTTCACAACCGCTTACGTAACCACCTGTCAGCGATGGCTATAAGAGTAAAACCGACGCCGGAGGGATTTAAATTACTCAAACCTATTAAACGAGGGTTACGGCCTTTAGCTGATTTTGATTATCGTGATTTTCAAAACCTTTATATTCAAGTTTGGGACAAAGATGGTAATACCATTAATAAAACAGATAATTTAGCTGAAGATTCGTTCAAATTTCCCGGATGGCAAAAACGCAAAAGCAGACCTTATTATGCGCAGGTTTTAGGCAAAACTATGTTAGTTAAAGTTCAGGCTAACCCACGACGTAATAATATCACTGCGTATGCGATGAGCACTGAAATCATGGATGAAAATTTATCTAAGCTCATGAAAAAGTTGGTAATTGGCGGCTTGTTGTCAATGGCTATTTTTTTTGTATTACTCGCATTTGCGCTGCGTTTTGCGTTGCGATCCCTAAAAAATTTAACTCAGCAAACACAGCAGCTTAATGCTGACTCACTCACTTCTCGCTTTGATGTAGAGCCATTGCCTAAAGAGCTTAAACCATTAGCAAAATGCTTGAACGATTTAATTGCTCGCCTCGAACAAAGCTTTACGCGCGAACGCCAATTTAGTGATGATCTAGCCCATGAATTAAGAACGCCTTTAGCCGGTATTAGAACAACGGCTGAAGTTGCGGCAAAATGGCCGGATAAAACACCAGAAAATGATTTTAATGATATAGCCACCAGTGCGGCGCAAATGCAGCTTACGGTTGATCGTTTACTGATGCTGGCTAGGCTCGAAAATAAAATTGAGTCAAGTAATACACAAAGCTGTCAGGTCGATAGCATAGTCGAGACAATTTTAGGTTTGTGGAATGAGCAATTCAATGCTAAGTCATTACAAATGAAACAACAGATAGATACCAGTTGTCATATTCAAACCGATGCTGTTATTTTACAAATGTTACTTTCTAATATTATTGGCAACGCAATTGAGTACGCGCCTGAAAAATCAGAACTTGATTTGGTTTTAAACAAAAATTATTTTTTGTTAGTTAATGACGCACCTGATTTAACAGCCGATGATGTTAAACATTTATTTGAACGTTTGTGGCGAGCAGATAAATCACGAACGGTTGAAACACATGCGGGGCTAGGGCTCTCTATTGCCAAGCGATGTGCTGATTTATTAGGGTTTTCAATCACAGCTCAATTAGACGATCATCAACGAATCGCGATGCGAGTCCAATTTAATCAGCAATCGAACCTTAAAAATGAATAA
- a CDS encoding EF-hand domain-containing protein → MKVTNLIPTLLTASLLTMSTSALAQPHHKAGGLFKLFDQDKNGSISASEIANASTVLQAIDIDQSGEITKDDLKAIHKERCESKAEKEGKKGCKALRKGKKQHKGKRGASLTDEQKAERFAKLDKNGDTFLDENEIKPRLLKKADKNQDSLVSLEELTELFKHKKGHKRSTEE, encoded by the coding sequence ATGAAAGTAACTAATTTAATTCCAACTTTATTAACTGCAAGCCTGTTAACTATGAGTACAAGTGCGTTAGCGCAACCACATCATAAAGCGGGTGGTTTGTTTAAATTATTCGACCAAGATAAAAATGGTAGTATTTCTGCGAGCGAAATAGCAAATGCGAGCACAGTGTTGCAAGCAATTGATATTGATCAAAGCGGAGAAATCACTAAAGACGACCTTAAAGCGATTCATAAAGAAAGATGTGAAAGCAAAGCAGAAAAAGAAGGTAAAAAAGGTTGTAAAGCGCTTCGTAAAGGTAAAAAACAGCATAAGGGTAAGCGTGGTGCTTCGTTAACTGATGAGCAAAAAGCAGAGCGTTTTGCTAAACTAGATAAAAATGGAGATACTTTTTTAGATGAAAACGAAATTAAACCTCGTTTATTAAAAAAGGCAGATAAAAACCAAGATAGTTTAGTTAGCCTTGAAGAGTTAACAGAGCTTTTCAAACACAAAAAAGGGCACAAACGTTCAACTGAAGAATAA
- a CDS encoding YceH family protein, protein MKLTLSFEQTRVLGVFLEKEITTPDQYPLSINGVTTACNQKSNRDPVVNFNESDVQNIVDELTQLRLVSDTGPSGRVTKYRHRFYGSDFSAFKFTAQQAAILCVLFLRGPQTPGELRTRTNRLADFSDVNQVEACLTELLNDENGPFVVKLAREPGKRESRYAHLFSGDVDLEQAPAPSIDDNGSTHSELESQVKQLSIEVESLKAEIIKIKQAVNID, encoded by the coding sequence ATGAAGTTAACATTATCATTTGAGCAAACTCGTGTTTTAGGTGTTTTTTTAGAAAAAGAAATTACCACACCAGATCAATATCCACTTTCAATCAATGGGGTAACCACAGCCTGCAATCAAAAATCAAACCGCGATCCCGTGGTTAACTTTAACGAAAGTGATGTACAAAACATTGTAGATGAACTGACTCAACTTAGATTAGTAAGTGATACTGGCCCAAGCGGTCGAGTGACCAAGTACCGACACCGTTTTTACGGTAGTGACTTTTCAGCCTTTAAATTTACAGCGCAACAAGCCGCCATTTTGTGCGTGTTATTTTTAAGAGGTCCGCAAACGCCAGGTGAATTACGTACCCGTACCAACCGCTTAGCTGACTTTAGTGACGTAAACCAAGTTGAAGCTTGTTTAACTGAGCTGCTTAATGATGAAAACGGTCCATTTGTGGTTAAACTAGCCAGAGAGCCCGGAAAACGAGAATCTCGTTATGCACATCTTTTTAGCGGTGATGTCGATTTAGAACAGGCACCCGCGCCGTCAATAGATGATAATGGCTCAACTCACTCAGAGCTTGAATCACAAGTAAAGCAACTAAGTATAGAAGTTGAGTCGCTTAAAGCTGAGATCATAAAAATAAAACAGGCTGTTAATATAGACTAG
- a CDS encoding DUF5062 family protein yields MKKLKNESALLKKALEIGETYANNRGFNSFSGTDSSKQKIECIYRLLVNDKLIAPLPEDKEDLLSMKHRLAMWIAKKLPDNHPLLK; encoded by the coding sequence ATGAAAAAATTAAAAAACGAATCTGCACTACTTAAAAAAGCCTTAGAAATTGGCGAAACTTACGCCAATAACCGAGGCTTTAACTCTTTCTCCGGTACCGACTCTTCGAAACAAAAAATTGAATGTATCTACCGTTTATTAGTGAACGATAAGCTCATCGCACCGCTACCTGAAGATAAAGAAGATTTATTAAGCATGAAACACAGGCTTGCGATGTGGATTGCCAAAAAACTACCAGACAATCATCCTTTATTAAAATAG
- a CDS encoding DUF1456 family protein — MTNNDILRRIRFTFNYTDQKMADIIASADYPVTPELIKKWLKKEDDEDYVRCSDREFSHFLNGLINEKRGKKEDGKPAKAEDHLNNNIILMKLKIALNLKTEDIIALLKLADFNVNTPEITALFRRPTHHHFRECKDQFMRRFLTGMQLKYSGKPMSNDPHAKIQKTAETVTDKPKKQSKPIVYGDYGNNIKVSKIKKTDKPKQKTAPKKRNLSLKNFK, encoded by the coding sequence ATGACCAATAACGACATTCTTCGTCGCATCCGTTTTACATTTAATTATACCGACCAAAAAATGGCCGATATAATCGCCTCAGCTGATTACCCAGTTACCCCAGAGCTGATCAAAAAATGGCTAAAAAAAGAAGACGATGAAGATTATGTCAGATGCAGTGACCGTGAGTTTTCACATTTTTTAAATGGACTCATTAACGAAAAACGCGGTAAAAAAGAAGATGGAAAACCTGCCAAAGCGGAAGATCATTTAAATAATAATATTATTTTAATGAAACTTAAAATTGCACTCAATTTAAAAACAGAAGACATTATTGCATTACTCAAATTAGCAGATTTTAACGTAAATACGCCTGAAATTACCGCTTTGTTCAGACGACCCACCCATCACCATTTTCGCGAATGTAAAGACCAATTTATGCGCCGATTTTTAACGGGAATGCAACTTAAATACAGTGGTAAGCCTATGTCTAATGACCCGCACGCCAAAATACAAAAAACCGCCGAAACAGTTACTGATAAACCAAAAAAGCAATCAAAGCCAATTGTTTATGGTGACTATGGTAATAATATAAAAGTCAGCAAAATAAAGAAAACGGATAAACCAAAACAAAAAACAGCGCCCAAAAAACGCAACCTATCATTAAAAAATTTCAAATAG